Sequence from the Candidatus Omnitrophota bacterium genome:
AGCTGAGGCCTTTTAACCTGAAAGAAAAAGGCATTGAATACAAGACCACGGATGTTTTCGAGGATTTCAGCAAAACGGTCGATGAATTTATGCCCGATGTGATAGCGGTTTCCGCAACGGATGACACCATAGAACTGGGCATTGGACTTGTTTCAAAAGTGCGGGGAAAGCATGAGGATATCCATGTGACGGTCGGGGGAGTCCATGCGACCTTTTGCCCTGAAGGGGTAATAAACGACAGTACTGTCGATTCAGTATGCATAGGAGAAGGGGAAGAGGCCCTTGTGGAGCTGTGCGAGAAACTTGCCGGAGGTGATGATATAAAGGATATAAGGAATCTATGGGTCAAAGATAGCGGGAAAATCCATAAAAACGGGCTCAGGCCCCCGCTGGACATCAATGAGCTTCCGTACGAGGATTTCGACGTGTTCGAGAAAAAAAGACTGTTCAGGCCCATGCAGGGCAAGATATTCAGCATGCTGCCCATCTGTGTCGACAGAGGATGTCCTTATGAGTGTTCGTTCTGCGCTGCTCCGAGCCAGCGGAAGCTTTACATGGATTCGTGCAGGAAGACGTATTTTAGGGTGAAGACCATTCCGAGGATAATGGGTGAACTGATGCATCAGGTGAAAAAGTACAGCGCCGACTATATTTATTTCAACAGTGAGACCTTCTTTGCCAGGGGAGCGGGTGAAATGAAGGATTTTGCCAGGGAATACTCCAGAAAGATAGGTCTTCCGTTCTGGTGCCAGACGCGTATCGAGACCATAACAGATGAGAAGATCAGTATGCTGAAGGACATGAACTGTGACAGGATTTCCATCGGGATAGAACACGGTAACGAAAATTTCCGAAGGAGAATACTTAAAAAGACTTTTTCTAACGAGCAGGTAACTGAAGCGTTCGAACTTCTGGGAAAGAGCGGCATACCCGTGACGGTGAATAACATAATAGGGTTTCCCGACGAGACGCGCGATCTTGCCTTTGATACCATTCGTCTGAACAGGTCTATCAATGCTGATAGTATAAACGCGTATTTTTTCGTGCCCTACAGCGGGACGCCCCTGAGGCAGTACTGCATCGACAGAAAATACCTTGACCCCGCCGCAAGGACCGACAGTCTCATGAGAAGCTCCATACTGGACATGCCCGGTTTTACGAGGGAACAGATAAAGGGAATGGTAAGGACCTTTCCGCTCTATGTCAAGATGCCGGAATCATATTTTGACAGTATCAGGATCGCGGAGAAAATGGATGAAGAAGGCAACGCTATATTTGAACAGCTCAGGGATATATATTTCAAGGAATATTTCAAATAAGAGAGGTATAAAAAATGATTGCAGCGTTCATTATGGGCAGGAAAAAAAGCAAAGGCTTCCCCGGGAAGAACCTGACCGAAGTGCTCGGCAAACCGCTGGCCTTTTATCCCATGTCGGCGGCGAAAAGATGCCAACAGATCGACAGGGTGTTCCTTTCAACGGACGATGAGGGGCTCATGCAGCTCGGGCGCCAGAACGGCGTGGAGATCATCGTGAGGCCCCCTGAACTGTGCACCGACGGAGCTCTCGGAGAGGATGTCTACGTTCATGCCTATGAGCATGTGAAACAGCGTTACGAGAACGAGCCTCTGGAACTCGTGGTTCTTTTGATGTGCAATGCTGCTACGGTAACGCCATCGGTTATATCCGAGGGTATCAGTGTGCTGAGGGAGAACCCTGAGTATGATTCGGCTGTTACCGTCTCCAGGTACAACATGTGGAGCCCATTAAGGGCAAGGAGGATAGATGAGAAAGGTCTGCTAAAACCATTTGTGCCTTTCGAAGTCTTTGGCGACCCTGGGTCGCTGAACTGTGACAGGGATTCCCAGGGGGATGTGTGGTTCGCCGATATGGGGGTTTCGGTCATAAGGCCGAAATGCCTTGATTGTCTCGAAAAGGGACTTCTTCCCCAGAAATGGATGGGTAAAAACATATACCCACTTAAACAGTGGGGAGGCCTGGATGTGGATTATGAATGGCAGATGCCCCAGGTCGAATACTGGCTGAAAAAACAGGGAGTTGCAGAATGAGCGGAAAAAAAACGAGGAAAAAAGTACTTGTTACCGGTGCCGGCAGCGGACTGGGCAAAGAGATAGCCTTGTATTTCGCTGAAAAGGGATGGGATATTGTTTGTCATTTCAATTCATCCGCACGCGGTGCCCGGGAACTTGAGGGAATGATACGGGATACCGGCGCGGAGTGCCGCCTTGTAAAAGGGGACTTTTGTTCCCCGGATGAGCTTGACGCGTTTATCCGAGAAGCAAACAAAATGAACATAGACAGCCTGGTGAACAATGCCGGTACCTACAACGCGGCGAAGCATTACAGCCATTTGACCATGGATGATGTAGTGGCGACTTTCAGGGTAAATACCTATGCGCCCTTGCTGTTGTCCGCCCGGCTTTTCGAGGGGATGAAAAAGAGAAGGTTCGGAAGGATAGTAAGTATAAGTTCTATCGCAGCCAAGTACGGCGGATCGAGCAAGTCTATGCATTACGGATGTTCGAAAAGAGCCCTGGAGGGTATAACCAGGACACTGGCCCGTGACGGGGCAGGTTCCAACGTCCTGGTCAACACGCTCAGGGCCGGGGTCATCGACACTCCGTTCCACAAGAAGTACCCCAAGGACATGAAGAAAAGGATATCCATGATACCGGTAAAAAGGATGGGAACGCCACGTGATATAGCAAAGTTAGCTTTTTTTCTGGGGAGCGATGAGAATGAATATGTTACTAACGAGGTGGTGACCGTGGCCGGGGGAGAGTGAATCCTTCAGTTTTAACACGGCAGGGAGCAGATATGATAAAAATGAAGAACGTTATAAAAGGGGTATTGCCGGATCGCTTATATGACGGCGTAAAAAAAGGAAAGAATTCCTTGACGCAGGAACTTGCTGTGCGGTCGCTCAGATGCGCTATCGAGGAGCAGGGATTGTCCGATCTTGCGAAAAGGCTCAAGAGCATAGAGCCCGATCTCCGGGAACAATACAGCAATTTTGAGGTGAAAGGCGAATACCTGAACACGAAAGTGAGAGGCGTGCATGCTTTTCAGATGTCCCTGGTCGCCGAATCGCTCGGAATGCTGAAGGACGTGGACAACAAAGAGCTCACTGTAGTTGATATCGGCGATTCGGCGGGCACGCATATACGCTACGCTTCGGAACTGTTCAAGGAAAGGAATATACGAAGCCTGAGCGTTAATCTGGACAGCGAAGCGGTCAAAAGGATAAGGGAAAAAGGGCTTGTGGCTTTGTGCGCGAGCGCCGAGGACGTTACCAGGCAGATCTCGGGGGATGTGGATGTTTTTCTGTGTTTCGAGACCCTTGAACACCTGTTCAATCCGGTGAAGTTCCTTCATGACATCTCGGCTAATACCGGATGCAGGTCTCTGGTGGTCACTGTCCCTTACTTGAGAAACAGCAGGGTCGGTCTGCATCAGGTTAGAAGGTCCCTCACGGACCCTTTCAACGCGGAGAATACCCATTTGTTTGAACTTTCCCCCGAAAGCTGGCGGCTTCTTTTTCTTTTTTCGGGATGGAAGGTCGTATCGGAAAAGGTCTACTGGCAGTATCCCAAGAAACACTGGCTCAGGCTTACCCGACCATACTGGCGAAAGAACGATTTCGAGGGATTTTACGGTGCGGTTCTGGCAAGGGATTACAAGTGGAGCAAGTTGTATACGGACTGGTGAATATAATATTTTAAAAATGTTGAATATCATAAGTTCTAGACAAATATCCGGATCGAGAAGACCGTCTTGCGATAGGTGGCTCTATATAGGCGGCCATAGAGGGCTTGACCGGGCACTAGGGACGCTTGAGCAGGACCGGAGGATATATATCGCAAAGGATATAGAAGAGGTCACCGACAGCGTGAGAGAAATTTTTGTCGATTATATCGGCAGACTCTCCCGCCAGCAGGATGATGCCGTCCTTTGGTATTCCAGCAGGATGGCTTCAAGGTCCATAAGCCAGAGCAGGATGTTCCAGCGGTATGTCTACTGCAAGGTCCTGGAAAGAATATCCCGCAGATATGAAACAGAAAACCTTCTTTTCGTCACCGATGACGTGGACCTTTTATATGTTGCATGCAGCAAATTTTCACAAGGGATGGGTTTCCGCGAAAGGGCGTCACTGTTGCTTAAACATCTTGGCGAGAGAATGACGGGAGCTTACTGGATCGCGAAATATCTTATCTTCTGGGTGTTGTTCAGGTTCTTTAGGAAGAAGGAACTCGAACAGTTTGATGTGTTCATCCATTCCTGGGTCAACGCGAACACTTTCAGGAAACTCCCTGAATTCAACGATCCTCATCTAGGAGATCTAGACGCGTCTATTCAGGATAAAGGGGGCACAGTTGGTCGTTTGCTTCCTTTAATGGTCCCGGTAAATATCCTTTTTAAGCTCAACAGGCATTATTCCAATATAATATGCCCTTTCGGTTATCTGCCGTTCAGGGGACTCTTAAGCACGCTGGCAAGAGAATTCGATTTGGAGATGGACGATGGGAGATACGGGGCGGAGGAGGATATTTCTCTGCTCAGACTGCTTTCCCGCATGGAAAAAGATACCGAGAACAGGACAAAGGTCTATCTGTACTATCTTTTACTGTATGGTTCTTACCAGGAGATCCAGCCTGTTCTGGCAGAAAAGGTCACCTTCATATATCCCTTTGAAAATCAGCCTTGGGAAAAGATGTTGAATCTGGCGTTCAGCGATCATGGACGGATAGGATACCAGCATTCCACGATTCCTTATAATTTCCTTGATTACAGGACATCCCGTTACGAGGCCCCAGACAGGTTCCTGCCTCAGGTGGTCCTCTCTAACGGAAAGAAATGGACCCGGTTCTTGGAGCAGAACAATCCCGGCATGAAGGTCAGGGAGGCTGGTGCCATAAGGTATTCATATCTTTTCGAGGATGATATCGAACAGGAGGTGGCCGTATCCGAAAAAGTGGTGTCGGTGGTCCTTCCAATAGATCCGCAAGTAGCCGTCTCCTTGCAGAAACAGGTCCTCAGATGTCTGGAAAACGGTCTTTTGGATGAGTACAGGGTTAAGATCAAACCTCATCCATTTCTGATGAAGTCCGCTTCTCTGAGTCGTGAACTTGGCGGATACGATAACTGCGAATTCGTTAGTGAGGACCTGAAAAGCATGTTGAAGACAAGTGAAGTGCTCGTTACTTCGGGTTCCACCGCCGTGTTTGAAGGTGTTTTTACCGGCGTGAAGACGTTGTATCTGGTCCCAGAAGCGTTTTCATGGGGATATGAACATTTTATTAAAGACCATGTTGTGAAAAGTTATGAAGAAGATTTTCCCGGGAAACTGAAGAGCATCCTGGCTGATTCCGGAGGTCCCCAAGTTGATATCAGGGAGTTTTTTTCGCCGCCGGACCATGGTATTTTTCTGGAATACGTTTTTGCGAATGGCCGGGGACGGGACGTTTGTGCCGGAACGAAAAAGGACGGGTGTTGATATGCGGAAAAAAGTACTGATTAGCACTAGCACTTTCGCGGAATTCGACCGCACTCCTCTTGAGCTGCTCGAGAGGGAGCGGTTTTCTTACGTGCTTAATCCGCACAGGCGCAAGCTTACCGGAACTGAGGTGGTTGACCTGGGCAGGGACGCCGTAGGCATTGTCGCGGGCACGGAGAAACTCACCGGGGAGGTTTTTGAGCAGCTTCCGAGTCTCGAGGTGGTCTCCCGATGTGGTACGGGAATGGATAATGTCGACATGGAATCTGCACGGAAAAGAAATATAAGGATCTACAATACTCCCGACGGGCCCACTCGCGCTGTCGCTGAACTTACGGTTGCCGTTATTCTGGACCTTCTTAGGAAGGTCAGTTTCATGGACAGGCGGTTAAGGCAGGGCGAGTGGAAAAAGATGATGGGCAGCCTTCTTTTTGGGAAAAAGATAGGTATTATCGGTTTCGGACGTATAGGGCAGGCGGTCAGTGAACTGCTATCGGCTTTCGGGACGGAGCTGGCCTATTGCGATGTTGTTTCAAGGTCCTGCAGGATCGATTGCGGGAAAAAGAGCCTTGAGCAGATGCTCAAGTGGGCTGATCTTGTTACCCTGCATCTTGCGCCACCGCCGGGGGCGGATGCAATAATAACATCCAGAGAGATATCGTTGATGAAAAAAGGCGCATGGTTGGTCAATTTCTCCAGAGGAGGAGCAGTCGATGAAAAAGCCCTTTACGAGGCTTTGAAGGAAGGGGATCTCGCCGGCGCGGCACTGGATGTTTTCCAGAACGAGCCTTACCGGGGCCCGCTTGCGAGTCTCGATAATGTCGTGCTTACTCCGCATGCGGGCTCTTATGCCAGAGAAGCCCGGGTAAGAATGGAAATCCAGGCAGTAGAGAACCTTCTAGCCGGATTCAAGGAAAAATGATGAGGAAAAGGATATGATAAAGAGCATTATCTTCGATTTCGACGGAGTGATACTGGAATCGGCGGGAATAAAGACGGAAGCTTTCAAGGAGATATTCGCGGATGTTTTCATCGGACAGCCGGAGAAACTTCAGAGGGTAATGGATTATCATATTCGCAACGCGGGGATTTCCCGCTTTGTGAAGTTCCGTTACGCTTATGAACAGTTGTTACATGAACAATTGTCAAAAGATAAGGAGACCGAGCTGGGCGAGAAGTTCGCCAGGGTGGTATACGATAAGGTGATAGCGGCACCCTTTGTGCCGGGAGCCAGGAAGTTCCTTGAACGCAACAGGGATAGTTACCTGTTCTTCATAGCATCGGGAACTCCTGAACAGGAGCTTTCCAGGATTATCAAGGCGAGGCATCTCGGGAGCTTTTTTAAAGAAGTGCACGGAAGCCCCAAAGAAAAAAAAGACATCATAACCGATGTGATGGAACGCCACGGCTTTTCAAGGGATGAAGTGGCGTATGTGGGCGATGCCGAGAGCGACCGGCTGGCGGCAGAGAGTTCACGGGTCATTTTCATAGAACGCAGCCCCGGATCTAAGGCCGTGTTTTCCTCCGGGGAGAACATTATCGGCGATCTTGCGGATCTGGATTCGGCAATAGAGTATATAAACAGGTCAATTTCGAAAACTCACATCTGAGCCGGAGCTTTTTACGGCCGGCTCTTGATAAGAGAGAGGTGATGGATATGAAGATAGTTGTTTTCGGTGGTTCGGGTTTTTTGGGAAGCCATGTGGCGGATGCTCTGAGCGAGGCGGGGCATGATGTTGTGATTTATGATCTGTACGGATCGAAGTCCCTTAAACCTTCGCAGAAGATGGTTGTAGGAGATATCCTCGATGATGTTCTTGTCAAAAGGGCCATAAAGGGAGCGGATGTCGTGTATAATTTCGCGGGAATAGCTGACATCGCGAAGGCGAAGGACGACCCCGTGGGCACGGTCAAGCAGAACATCCTGGGGAACATAGTACTGCTTGAAGCTTCCAGAAAGGAAAACATCAAGCGTTTTGTCTATGCGAGCACCATATACGTTTACAGCGACTCGGGCTCTTTCTACAGATGCAGCAAGCATGCCTGCGAGTCCTATATCCAGACTTATCAGCGGCAGTACGGACTGGATTATACGATACTCAGGTACGGCACGTTATACGGATGCCGTTCTGACATTACCAACAGTGTCCATAAATACATAAAGCAGGCCATGACGACCGGTAAGATCACCTATCCAGGCGACGGAAATGAGATAAGGGAATACATTAACGTACTTGACGCGGCCCAGGCCAGTGTGGAGATACTCTCCGAAGAGTTCAGAAACGAGCAGCTTATTTTCACGGGACATCATCCGATGAAGGTAAGCGATTTGTTCGTGATGATCGGGGAAATACTTAAGAAGGATATCGAGGTGGAATATGTGAAACCGGAATCTTCCGAGGCCATGGACCATTATACTCTGACCCCTTATACTTTTATCCCCAAGATGGGCAAAAAATACGTAAAACATTATTACACTGATATGGGCCAGGGTCTGCTTATGTGCATACAGGAGCAGTTCGAAAATATCAATGGTAATAAGGTCGAGACACTTAATAGGGGATAGTTGAAGACCGCCAGCGCGCATGGATTAAAAAACTGAATACATTCGATGCGCTGATAAAGCAAAAGGAGAAACTAAAATGAAGATACTTGTGACAGGCGCTGCCGGAATGCTCGGAGCGGAAATAGTCAAAGACCTGATAAAAAAAGGTCATGATGTGGTTCAGACGGATATAAACCAGCGGCTTCCCGATATAAATGCACTTAACGTAACAGACCCCGGGGGGGTATCGCGTTTCGTCGGGGAGAGTTCCCCCGATTATGTTTTCCATCTTGCCGCAGAGACGAATGTGGATCTGTGTGAGCAGGATCCTGAACATGCTTACCGGGTCAATGCCGCCGGGACGGAGAATATAGTCCGCGCCTGCAGTGAGAACGGGGCAAAACTCCTGTACATAAGTACCGGCTCCGTGTTCAACGGGCAAAAGGATGCCCCTTATACGGAGACGGATGAACCGGACCCCTTGAGCATTTACGGCAAAAGTAAATACGAAGGGGAAAAGGCCGTGAAAGACAACCTGAAGGAGTATTTCATAATTCGCGCCGGATGGATGGTAGGCGGCTGGGAACTGGACAAAAAGTTCGTTTACAAATTAGTCCGGCAGATCAAGGAGGGAAAGAAGGAACTCCGGGTCGTGTCGGATAAGTTCGGGTGTCCCACATTCACGAAGGATTTCGCCGCCAATCTGATGCAGGTAATAGACGCGGGAGAATATGGGCTTTACCATATGACGAACAAAGGTTCATGCTCCAGATATCAGATGGCGATAAAACTGGTCGAATTCATGGGTAAAGCCGGCAAGATCAGGGTAAGTCCCATCTCTTCTAGTGAGTTCCCCCTGCCAGCCCCCAGGCCCAGATCGGCCGTGATGCAGAACCGTAAGCTCGACATGATGGGACTTAATGGAATGCCCGAATGGGAGGCATCCCTGGAAGAGTATATACGAAAGAACAGGGACAAGGAATAGCCGGTAACGGAGAACTTATAAGCGGGGAATGACCGAGAAGATGAAAAAAGTAAGCGTTATAATACCTGCATATAACAAAGCCGACCTGACGGTGAGAACCGTGGAAAGCGTTCTTGCCCAGACATACGTCAACATCGAGATAATAGTCGTTGACGATGGTTCAACGGACGATACGAAAGACAGGCTCAGCCCCTATCTTGGAAGGATAAGATACGAATATAAGGATAACGGCGGCGCTTGCAGTGCCAGGAATCTGGGCATCAGCCTGGCCGAAGGCGAGTACGTGGGACTGCTTGATTGTGATGATCTGTATCTTCCGGATAAGATCGAAAGGTCGGTGATGAGCCTCGAAGAGGATCCAGGGGCAGGTTTTGTTCATACTTCGTCGTTATTCATAGATGATGACGACAATACGGTGGGAAGATTTTCCGTAAAGGGAAGAAAAGAAGGATGGATAACAAAAGACCTTATTTTAAGGAATTTTATCTGTAATTCCACAGTCGTGGCCAGGAGGATATGTTTTGACGAGGTAGGTCTTTTCGATGAAACTATATTTATCCCGGCCGACTGGGATATGTGGCTTCGGCTTTCGGAACGATACAGGGCAAAATACATAGATGAACCTCTGACTAAGCACAGGAACCCCGAAAGTTATACCAGAAAGAATCTGGATGAATCGTTAAGTTCGGGCATTACGGTGCTGAAAAAGGCCTTTGAGCGCAATCCGCATCTTAAAGATCTAAGGCCCAAGGCGTATTCTGCGCTTCATTACAGGCAAGCCAGGTATTACGGCAGGATTGGAGATGACTCGGGAATGGAGGAGCAGATCCTTCTGGCATTGAAGCAGGACAGGTATAATTTTAAGGCCGTTTGCATGTATCTGGCGCTTAAGTGCGTAAAAGGGATCATTAAACCATGATCGGGAAAGGCCGCTTTTAGGGGGTTGCCGGTCAGAAGGAAGAACATGAAAGCGATCATTTTAGCAGGAGGAAAAGGAAAACGGCTGGCACCTTTTACAGTGACCGTCCCGAAACC
This genomic interval carries:
- a CDS encoding radical SAM protein, giving the protein MSMAKNIQGFKVLLVYPNLQMVNLLPSNIAVLAAFLKNRGVEVKVFDTTFYRTAEKSVDEIRVEHMQLRPFNLKEKGIEYKTTDVFEDFSKTVDEFMPDVIAVSATDDTIELGIGLVSKVRGKHEDIHVTVGGVHATFCPEGVINDSTVDSVCIGEGEEALVELCEKLAGGDDIKDIRNLWVKDSGKIHKNGLRPPLDINELPYEDFDVFEKKRLFRPMQGKIFSMLPICVDRGCPYECSFCAAPSQRKLYMDSCRKTYFRVKTIPRIMGELMHQVKKYSADYIYFNSETFFARGAGEMKDFAREYSRKIGLPFWCQTRIETITDEKISMLKDMNCDRISIGIEHGNENFRRRILKKTFSNEQVTEAFELLGKSGIPVTVNNIIGFPDETRDLAFDTIRLNRSINADSINAYFFVPYSGTPLRQYCIDRKYLDPAARTDSLMRSSILDMPGFTREQIKGMVRTFPLYVKMPESYFDSIRIAEKMDEEGNAIFEQLRDIYFKEYFK
- a CDS encoding cytidylyltransferase, whose protein sequence is MIAAFIMGRKKSKGFPGKNLTEVLGKPLAFYPMSAAKRCQQIDRVFLSTDDEGLMQLGRQNGVEIIVRPPELCTDGALGEDVYVHAYEHVKQRYENEPLELVVLLMCNAATVTPSVISEGISVLRENPEYDSAVTVSRYNMWSPLRARRIDEKGLLKPFVPFEVFGDPGSLNCDRDSQGDVWFADMGVSVIRPKCLDCLEKGLLPQKWMGKNIYPLKQWGGLDVDYEWQMPQVEYWLKKQGVAE
- a CDS encoding SDR family oxidoreductase, whose amino-acid sequence is MADAPGRILAEKTGSCRMSGKKTRKKVLVTGAGSGLGKEIALYFAEKGWDIVCHFNSSARGARELEGMIRDTGAECRLVKGDFCSPDELDAFIREANKMNIDSLVNNAGTYNAAKHYSHLTMDDVVATFRVNTYAPLLLSARLFEGMKKRRFGRIVSISSIAAKYGGSSKSMHYGCSKRALEGITRTLARDGAGSNVLVNTLRAGVIDTPFHKKYPKDMKKRISMIPVKRMGTPRDIAKLAFFLGSDENEYVTNEVVTVAGGE
- a CDS encoding hydroxyacid dehydrogenase, giving the protein MRKKVLISTSTFAEFDRTPLELLERERFSYVLNPHRRKLTGTEVVDLGRDAVGIVAGTEKLTGEVFEQLPSLEVVSRCGTGMDNVDMESARKRNIRIYNTPDGPTRAVAELTVAVILDLLRKVSFMDRRLRQGEWKKMMGSLLFGKKIGIIGFGRIGQAVSELLSAFGTELAYCDVVSRSCRIDCGKKSLEQMLKWADLVTLHLAPPPGADAIITSREISLMKKGAWLVNFSRGGAVDEKALYEALKEGDLAGAALDVFQNEPYRGPLASLDNVVLTPHAGSYAREARVRMEIQAVENLLAGFKEK
- a CDS encoding HAD hydrolase-like protein, which gives rise to MIKSIIFDFDGVILESAGIKTEAFKEIFADVFIGQPEKLQRVMDYHIRNAGISRFVKFRYAYEQLLHEQLSKDKETELGEKFARVVYDKVIAAPFVPGARKFLERNRDSYLFFIASGTPEQELSRIIKARHLGSFFKEVHGSPKEKKDIITDVMERHGFSRDEVAYVGDAESDRLAAESSRVIFIERSPGSKAVFSSGENIIGDLADLDSAIEYINRSISKTHI
- a CDS encoding NAD-dependent epimerase/dehydratase family protein — protein: MKIVVFGGSGFLGSHVADALSEAGHDVVIYDLYGSKSLKPSQKMVVGDILDDVLVKRAIKGADVVYNFAGIADIAKAKDDPVGTVKQNILGNIVLLEASRKENIKRFVYASTIYVYSDSGSFYRCSKHACESYIQTYQRQYGLDYTILRYGTLYGCRSDITNSVHKYIKQAMTTGKITYPGDGNEIREYINVLDAAQASVEILSEEFRNEQLIFTGHHPMKVSDLFVMIGEILKKDIEVEYVKPESSEAMDHYTLTPYTFIPKMGKKYVKHYYTDMGQGLLMCIQEQFENINGNKVETLNRG
- the rfbD gene encoding dTDP-4-dehydrorhamnose reductase, with the protein product MKILVTGAAGMLGAEIVKDLIKKGHDVVQTDINQRLPDINALNVTDPGGVSRFVGESSPDYVFHLAAETNVDLCEQDPEHAYRVNAAGTENIVRACSENGAKLLYISTGSVFNGQKDAPYTETDEPDPLSIYGKSKYEGEKAVKDNLKEYFIIRAGWMVGGWELDKKFVYKLVRQIKEGKKELRVVSDKFGCPTFTKDFAANLMQVIDAGEYGLYHMTNKGSCSRYQMAIKLVEFMGKAGKIRVSPISSSEFPLPAPRPRSAVMQNRKLDMMGLNGMPEWEASLEEYIRKNRDKE
- a CDS encoding glycosyltransferase, translating into MTEKMKKVSVIIPAYNKADLTVRTVESVLAQTYVNIEIIVVDDGSTDDTKDRLSPYLGRIRYEYKDNGGACSARNLGISLAEGEYVGLLDCDDLYLPDKIERSVMSLEEDPGAGFVHTSSLFIDDDDNTVGRFSVKGRKEGWITKDLILRNFICNSTVVARRICFDEVGLFDETIFIPADWDMWLRLSERYRAKYIDEPLTKHRNPESYTRKNLDESLSSGITVLKKAFERNPHLKDLRPKAYSALHYRQARYYGRIGDDSGMEEQILLALKQDRYNFKAVCMYLALKCVKGIIKP